The following proteins come from a genomic window of Lycium ferocissimum isolate CSIRO_LF1 chromosome 4, AGI_CSIRO_Lferr_CH_V1, whole genome shotgun sequence:
- the LOC132051931 gene encoding leucine-rich repeat protein FLOR 1-like, which yields MLSFSQFPVPLFFFLSILTLQCLTSLAAKCHVDDKSGLLAFKSGITSDPSGMLASWKASTDCCTWSGVSCRVENRVTELSLSGRPEKNEILSGTISSSLSKLKKLNGIYFTNLKNLKGTPNFLLTLPEIQFVYIENNMFSGRIPESIGNLTQLGALSFMGNRLTGPIPSSIGQLTQLTQLKLGNNILTGTIPKTLSNLKNLTYLSLEKNQLSGSIPNFFNSIPELIILTLSYNKFTGNIPTSIAALAPQLRYLELGHNYLSGQIPDFLGKFRALDTLDLSSNKFSGTVPKSFANLTKIFNLDLSHNLLVDPFPTLFVKGIESLDLSYNNFHLGTIPSWVTTSPIIYSLKLAKCGIKIKLDNWKPKTTYFYDYIDLSDNEISGSPIGLLNKTDFLVGFYASGNKLKFDLEKLRIVETLKDLDLSRNMIYGKVPKAISGLQKLNLSSNHLCGQLPPTKFGANSFAGNKCLCGSPLSPCKA from the coding sequence ATGCtatctttctctcaatttccggtccctctcttctttttcctctctATCCTCACCCTGCAGTGCCTCACATCCCTTGCAGCAAAATGCCACGTGGACGATAAGAGCGGGTTGTTAGCATTCAAGTCGGGTATCACATCTGACCCATCGGGTATGCTAGCATCCTGGAAAGCAAGTACTGACTGTTGTACGTGGTCGGGTGTATCTTGTCGGGTAGAAAATCGGGTCACAGAGTTATCACTCTCCGGACGACccgaaaaaaatgaaatcttaTCTGGTACCATCTCGTCATCTCTCTCTAAACTAAAAAAGCTAAACGGTATTTATTTTACGAATCTTAAGAACTTAAAGGGTACACCGAATTTTCTCCTTACTCTACCtgaaattcaatttgtttaCATCGAAAACAACATGTTCTCGGGTCGTATACCCGAAAGCATTGGTAACTTGACCCAACTTGGTGCTCTGAGTTTCATGGGTAACCGGTTAACTGGCCCGATACCGAGTTCTATCGGTCAGTTAACTCAGTTGACTCAGCTCAAACTCGGTAACAATATTCTCACTGGCACTATACCAAAGACATTAAGCAATCTCAAGAACTTAACTTATCTGAGTTTAGAGAAAAATCAACTCAGTGGATCAATACCAAACTTCTTCAATTCCATTCCTGAGCTCATAATCTTGACACTTTCTTACAACAAATTTACTGGAAATATTCCAACTAGTATTGCAGCTCTAGCTCCACAACTACGTTACCTTGAGCTAGGACACAATTATTTAAGCGGTCAAATCCCagattttcttggaaaattccGTGCTCTAGACACATTAGATCTTTCTTCTAACAAATTCTCAGGAACTGTACCAAAATCCTTTGCAAATCTTACCAAAATATTCAATCTTGATTTATCCCATAATCTTCTTGTGGACCCATTTCCAACATTGTTTGTAAAAGGCATTGAGTCTCTTGATCTGTCATACAATAATTTCCACTTAGGTACAATTCCAAGTTGGGTCACTACTTCTCCGATTATATACTCTTTGAAGCTAGCAAAATGTGGGATCAAGATTAAATTGGATAATTGGAAGCCAAAGACAACTTATTTTTATGACTATATTGATCTTTCGGATAACGAGATTAGTGGAAGTCCAATTGGATTGTTGAACAAGACTGATTTCTTGGTGGGATTTTATGCTTCTGGGAATAAATTGAAGTTTGATTTGGAGAAATTAAGGATTGTTGAGACACTGAAGGATTTGGATTTGTCAAGGAATATGATTTATGGGAAAGTTCCAAAGGCAATTTCTGGACTACAAAAGTTGAATTTGAGTAGTAATCATTTGTGTGGTCAACTTCCACCGACAAAGTTTGGAGCTAATTCTTTTGCTGGAAATAAATGTCTTTGTGGTTCACCATTGTCACCCTGCAAAGCTTAG
- the LOC132053866 gene encoding protein MAIN-LIKE 1-like produces the protein MVERWRSETHTFHLRTDEATITLQDVEVLFGLRVDGEPLYTQYEPPHGSTSLTELTRLTHFVPGAEGQMSGQSRVQISALCTYLEALPPVKDRTQQDVVDRHAHLYLLIIFEGILFPNSSGAFVSLRYLVFLEHLDRLRDYSWSGAVLAYLYRCLCRASIGVVSDVCGFFALLQVIF, from the coding sequence atggttgagcggtggaggtcggagacacataccttccatcttcgcaccGATGAGGCCACAATTACacttcaggatgtggaggtcctctttggattgcgggtagatggagagccaTTATACACTCAGTACGAGCCTCCTCATGGTAGTACATCGTTGacggagttgactaggctcacccactTCGTGCCTGGTGCCGAGGGCCAGATGTCGGGACAGAGTCGGGTTCAGATTAGTGCACTCTGCACTTATTTGGAGGCTCTGCCTCCTGTTAAGGACCGTACCCAGCAGGATGTTGTTGATCGTCATGCTCATTTGTACTTGCTTATTATATTCGAAGGCATCTTGTTCCCGAACTCATCGGGTGCCTTTGTTAGTTTACGATATTTGGTCTTCTTGGAGCATCTGGACCGCTTGAGAGACTACAGCTGGAGTGGTGCTGTTTTGGCGTACCTTTACAGATGCCTATGCCGAGCATCTATTGGTGTTGTCAGcgatgtgtgtggattttttgctcttctccaggtaatattttaa
- the LOC132053867 gene encoding serine/threonine-protein phosphatase 7 long form homolog, producing the protein MQLFIWMRYAAILDGLPAFCKAGQGVWRSRCPLIHLDIVEDHMPERVLRQFGHTQSIPPDVRHELRHYQRDDRATVDDAFLAFMAVQLHRWEHRLDTLAMVGHLTPIQDYMRWYHQITRRLIGNPALRPSRDLVAVQQLRMLGLEHKPYPWLADMVRISEDGIRQAGEFRRMEEPIPEAEYQPAPGGGLGCNIP; encoded by the exons atgcagctATTTATATGGATGCGGTACGCTGCTATATTAGATGGGTTGCCGGCCTTTTGTAAGGCAGGTCAGGGGGTGTGgaggtcgcggtgtccattgatacacctgGACATCGTTGAGGACCACATGCCCGAGCGCGTCTTACGACAGTTTGGGCATACACAGAGTATACCCCCTGACGTTCGTCATGAGCTCCGACACTACCAGCGGGACGATCGGGCCACCGTTGATGATGCATTTCTGGCTTTCATGGCTGTCCAGCTCCACCGTTGGGAGCACAGGTTGGACACTTTAGCGATGGTCGGCCATTTGACTCCCATTCAGGATTACATGCGCTGGTATCATCAGATCACACGCCGATTGATCGGTAACCCAGCATTGCGTCCCTCAAGGGAT CTGGTGGCCGTACAACAATTACGCATGTTGGGGTTAGAGCATAAGCCTTACCCCTGGCTTGCGGATATGGTACGGATATCCGAGGATGGTATCCGGCAGGCTGGAGAGTTTAGGCGCATGGAGGAGCCTATTCCAGAGGCTGAGTATCAGCCAGCGCCAGGAGGAGGACTTGgttgtaacatcccgtaa